In a single window of the Agromyces sp. H17E-10 genome:
- a CDS encoding M4 family metallopeptidase has protein sequence MQQTIVPPYLLDRIADSGHRFPLAAEAARRSLLHDAPRRELRGVPPLLPPDRAEPRLPAALPDAPSHPDRRISDAEGTEKLPGRLVRREGEHATGDESVDDAYNGLGDTHRLYDRVFGRDSIDGRGMPLEATVHFGEKYDNAFWDGERMVFGDGDGEVFRGFTDSLSVIGHELSHGVTEHTAGLRYQGQPGALNEHVSDAFGALVEQYALGQDAEAATWLIGEGIFTPEVQGRALRSMLEPGTAYDDDVLGRDPQPAHMRDYVETTDDNGGVHLNSGIPNRAFALAARELGGFAWEHVGRIWYDTLTSGRLGRDATFAEFATETVHQAEQRFGADSREVRAVRSGWQTVGVLPEAGEAGHQE, from the coding sequence ATGCAGCAGACGATCGTTCCGCCCTACCTGCTCGACCGCATCGCCGATTCGGGGCACCGGTTCCCGCTCGCCGCCGAGGCGGCCAGGCGCTCGCTGCTGCACGACGCACCGCGACGCGAGCTGCGCGGGGTGCCGCCGCTGCTGCCGCCCGATCGCGCCGAGCCACGTCTGCCCGCGGCGCTGCCCGACGCTCCGTCGCATCCCGACCGCCGCATCTCCGACGCCGAGGGCACCGAGAAGCTGCCCGGCCGGCTCGTGCGCCGCGAGGGCGAGCACGCGACGGGTGACGAGTCGGTCGACGACGCCTACAACGGCCTCGGCGACACCCACCGCCTCTACGACCGCGTCTTCGGTCGCGACTCGATCGACGGCCGCGGCATGCCGCTCGAGGCGACCGTGCACTTCGGCGAGAAGTACGACAACGCCTTCTGGGACGGCGAGCGCATGGTGTTCGGCGACGGCGACGGCGAGGTGTTCCGGGGGTTCACCGACTCGCTGAGCGTCATCGGGCACGAGCTGTCCCACGGCGTGACCGAGCACACCGCGGGCCTGCGCTACCAGGGTCAGCCCGGCGCGCTCAACGAGCACGTCTCCGACGCCTTCGGAGCACTCGTCGAGCAGTACGCGCTCGGGCAAGACGCCGAGGCGGCGACCTGGCTCATCGGCGAGGGCATCTTCACGCCCGAGGTGCAGGGGCGCGCGCTGCGTTCGATGCTCGAGCCCGGCACCGCATACGACGACGACGTGCTCGGCCGCGACCCGCAGCCCGCCCACATGCGCGACTACGTCGAGACGACCGACGACAACGGCGGTGTGCACCTCAACTCCGGCATCCCGAACCGGGCGTTCGCGCTCGCCGCGCGCGAGCTCGGCGGGTTCGCGTGGGAGCACGTGGGGCGCATCTGGTACGACACCCTCACTTCCGGCCGGCTCGGCCGCGACGCGACGTTCGCCGAGTTCGCGACCGAGACCGTGCACCAGGCCGAGCAGCGGTTCGGCGCCGACTCACGCGAAGTGCGGGCCGTGCGGTCGGGCTGGCAGACGGTCGGCGTGCTGCCCGAGGCTGGCGAGGCCGGGCACCAGGAGTGA
- a CDS encoding PrsW family intramembrane metalloprotease, which produces MSHLVPGPAPQPVAVAPAWAAPVRARSGGTVFAVVGIVVGGFAALLVVAYLAIALGASTLVIGSLLALVPLAGVLLAIRWVDRWEPEPRGALWFAFLWGAAVSVAIALVVDLGVQLAVAFATPGGAADEAITAVVQAPVVEEVAKGLGVLLVYAFARWQFDGPVDGLVYAATVAAGFAFTENIIYFGSALIEGGASSLGATFVVRGIFSPFAHVLFTACTGLAIGIAARRGAGGGGVIGWFLLGLVGAIALHALWNGSLAFGDDWIGLYVTVQVPIFVAAIVLVVLLRREEARTTRRRLAEYAAAGWFSAGEVDLLATPAGRRQAKAWARAQHPPRIVAMRRLITDATHLAFARQRIVSGVGGAKSVADEQALLASIVSERAALMR; this is translated from the coding sequence GTGAGTCACCTCGTCCCCGGCCCAGCGCCGCAGCCCGTCGCCGTCGCACCCGCTTGGGCGGCGCCCGTCCGGGCCCGGAGCGGCGGCACCGTCTTCGCCGTCGTCGGCATCGTCGTCGGCGGCTTCGCCGCGTTGCTCGTGGTCGCCTACCTCGCGATCGCGCTCGGCGCGTCGACGCTCGTCATCGGGTCGCTGCTCGCGCTCGTCCCGCTCGCCGGGGTGCTGCTCGCGATCCGCTGGGTCGATCGCTGGGAGCCCGAGCCGCGGGGTGCGCTGTGGTTCGCGTTCCTGTGGGGCGCGGCGGTCTCGGTCGCGATCGCGCTCGTCGTCGACCTCGGCGTGCAACTGGCGGTCGCGTTCGCGACGCCGGGCGGCGCCGCCGACGAGGCGATCACCGCGGTCGTGCAGGCGCCCGTCGTCGAAGAGGTCGCGAAGGGCCTCGGCGTGCTGCTCGTCTACGCCTTCGCGAGGTGGCAGTTCGACGGACCCGTCGACGGGCTCGTCTACGCGGCGACCGTCGCGGCGGGGTTCGCGTTCACCGAGAACATCATCTACTTCGGGTCGGCGCTCATCGAGGGCGGAGCGTCCTCCCTGGGCGCGACGTTCGTCGTGCGCGGCATCTTCTCGCCCTTCGCGCACGTGCTCTTCACCGCGTGCACCGGCCTCGCGATCGGCATCGCCGCGCGTCGCGGTGCCGGCGGCGGGGGAGTGATCGGCTGGTTCCTCCTCGGCCTCGTCGGCGCCATCGCGCTGCACGCCCTCTGGAACGGCTCGCTCGCGTTCGGCGACGACTGGATCGGCCTCTACGTCACCGTCCAGGTGCCGATCTTCGTCGCCGCGATCGTGCTCGTCGTGCTCCTGCGCCGCGAAGAGGCTCGCACGACGAGACGCCGGCTCGCCGAGTACGCGGCCGCCGGCTGGTTCAGCGCCGGCGAGGTCGATCTGCTCGCGACCCCCGCCGGTCGCCGTCAGGCGAAGGCGTGGGCCCGGGCGCAGCATCCGCCCCGGATCGTCGCCATGCGACGCCTCATCACGGATGCGACGCACCTGGCATTCGCGCGTCAGCGCATCGTCTCGGGGGTCGGCGGTGCGAAGAGCGTCGCCGACGAGCAGGCGCTGCTCGCGTCGATCGTCTCCGAGCGCGCGGCGCTCATGCGCTGA
- a CDS encoding AlkA N-terminal domain-containing protein yields the protein MTITAAPRTGTPDPLADPVFAERYRAMQARDARFDGQFITGVHSTGIYCRPSCPAVTPKPGNVSFYLTAAAAHEAGLRACKRCLPDAVPGSPEWDLRDDLAARAMRLIADGVVEREGVPGLAAHLGYTPRHLTRVVTAELGVGPLGLARAHRAQTARALLTSTDLPAADVAFAAGFGSVRQFNDTIREVYERTPRELRLTARSSDRREPSDDGIVRLRLPARAPFDAGGVFAWLAARAVDGVEIATGDRFVRTLRLPGGAAVVGLEPGGDAHAPAIEVEARLASLTDLPPLVARVRRLFDLDADAIAIDAALGADPALAASVAAHPGLRVPGCLDPHELVFRALVGQQISVKAARTTLSRLAAELGEPLATGDRPGPAGSEALLRLFPTASAIAEHGTDVLRGPASRIRTIVDVATRLVTSELVVSADRDRDELVRDLVAIPGIGRWTAGYVAMRVTRAPDVLLTSDLALRAGAERLGLPGTVAELDALGTDWAPWRSYASMHLWRAAAEEI from the coding sequence ATGACGATCACCGCAGCGCCGCGCACCGGCACGCCCGATCCGCTCGCCGACCCCGTCTTCGCCGAGCGCTACCGGGCGATGCAGGCGCGCGACGCGCGCTTCGACGGCCAGTTCATCACGGGCGTCCACTCGACGGGGATCTACTGCCGACCGAGCTGCCCGGCCGTGACACCGAAGCCCGGCAACGTGAGCTTCTACCTCACGGCCGCCGCCGCACACGAGGCGGGGCTGCGCGCCTGCAAGCGGTGCCTGCCCGACGCGGTTCCCGGCTCCCCCGAGTGGGACCTCCGCGACGACCTCGCGGCTCGCGCGATGCGGCTCATCGCCGACGGCGTCGTCGAGCGCGAGGGCGTGCCGGGTCTCGCCGCGCATCTCGGCTACACCCCGCGCCATCTCACCCGCGTCGTCACCGCCGAACTCGGCGTCGGTCCGCTCGGGCTCGCTCGGGCGCACCGCGCGCAGACCGCACGGGCGCTGCTGACCTCCACCGACCTGCCGGCGGCCGATGTCGCCTTCGCCGCCGGCTTCGGCAGCGTTCGCCAGTTCAACGACACGATCCGCGAGGTGTACGAACGCACCCCGCGAGAGCTCCGCCTGACCGCCCGCTCCTCCGACCGCCGCGAACCGAGCGACGACGGCATCGTTCGGCTGCGGCTGCCCGCACGGGCGCCGTTCGACGCGGGCGGCGTGTTCGCCTGGCTCGCGGCCCGCGCCGTCGACGGCGTCGAGATCGCGACGGGCGATCGCTTCGTCCGAACCCTCCGCCTCCCCGGCGGCGCGGCCGTCGTGGGGCTCGAGCCCGGCGGCGACGCCCACGCGCCCGCGATCGAGGTCGAGGCGCGGCTCGCGTCGCTCACCGACCTGCCGCCGCTCGTCGCCCGGGTGCGCCGCCTGTTCGATCTCGACGCCGACGCCATCGCGATCGACGCCGCACTCGGCGCCGACCCGGCGCTCGCCGCCTCGGTCGCAGCCCACCCGGGCCTGCGCGTACCGGGGTGCCTCGACCCGCACGAACTCGTCTTCCGCGCGCTCGTGGGCCAGCAGATCTCGGTGAAGGCGGCCCGCACGACGCTCTCGCGGCTGGCCGCCGAGCTGGGCGAGCCGCTCGCGACGGGTGATCGCCCGGGACCGGCCGGCAGCGAGGCCCTGCTGCGGCTCTTCCCCACGGCGAGCGCGATCGCCGAGCACGGCACCGACGTGCTGCGGGGCCCCGCGAGCCGCATCCGCACGATCGTCGACGTCGCGACGCGACTCGTGACGAGCGAGCTCGTCGTCTCGGCCGACCGGGATCGCGACGAGCTCGTGCGCGACCTCGTCGCGATCCCCGGCATCGGCCGGTGGACGGCGGGCTACGTGGCGATGCGGGTCACCCGTGCACCCGACGTGCTGCTGACGAGCGACCTCGCACTGCGCGCGGGCGCCGAACGGCTGGGCCTGCCGGGCACCGTGGCCGAGCTCGACGCGCTCGGCACGGACTGGGCGCCCTGGCGCAGCTATGCGTCGATGCACCTGTGGCGCGCCGCCGCCGAAGAGATCTGA
- a CDS encoding protealysin inhibitor emfourin, translating into MEIIVQRSGGLAGLRITWRVDVDEQPDADAWVVLVDELPWRDVPPAPPEPDRYVYRIECEPHEALLAEGQVTGPWRELVDRVRETAPPHREPPPAPRTR; encoded by the coding sequence ATGGAGATCATCGTGCAGCGGTCCGGCGGCCTGGCCGGCCTTCGCATCACGTGGCGGGTCGACGTCGACGAACAGCCCGACGCCGACGCGTGGGTGGTGCTCGTCGACGAGCTGCCCTGGCGCGACGTTCCGCCCGCGCCGCCCGAGCCCGACCGCTACGTGTACCGGATCGAGTGCGAACCGCACGAGGCGCTGCTCGCCGAGGGGCAGGTCACCGGTCCGTGGCGAGAACTGGTCGACCGGGTTCGCGAGACCGCGCCGCCGCACCGCGAGCCGCCACCAGCACCCCGAACGCGATGA
- a CDS encoding GAF domain-containing protein — protein sequence MPVPQRPPQGFDAHALRDRLVRAQEEALASGTVPPTLRPVVRASWERALREAIDPVHALPGIDLDEDGFLAYRDAHVLAPVLPVIRRLLVDDASDAGLVVAVGDEHGRLLWVEGDPALRHRAEDMLFVAGADWSESRVGTNAPGTAIELDRGVQIRGAEHFNRIVHPWSCTAAPVHDPRTGAVLGVIDITGTDHAVAPHTLALVTATVAAVEAELKLAQLESTVRSTLRRSRIRPVDPPRCTLDVLGLQRPRLGGRELGLRHAEILVLLAWHPRGLAAERLADLVYGESAGTATLRSELVRLRRVLDVVGEPPIEARPYRLARPLALDAHEVLARLRRGARRLALDAYPGPLLPDSTAPGIIEIREELASRLRESLMADASPELLLDYAEREEGRDDVELWRAALRLLPPRSPRRASVVAHLERLDGALD from the coding sequence ATGCCCGTGCCGCAGCGACCCCCGCAGGGATTCGACGCCCACGCCCTGCGCGATCGACTCGTGCGCGCGCAGGAGGAGGCGCTCGCCTCCGGGACGGTGCCGCCCACGCTCCGCCCGGTCGTCCGTGCCTCCTGGGAACGGGCGCTCCGCGAGGCGATCGACCCGGTGCACGCCCTGCCCGGCATCGACCTCGACGAGGACGGCTTCCTCGCGTACCGCGACGCCCACGTGCTCGCCCCCGTGCTGCCCGTGATCCGGCGGTTGCTGGTCGACGACGCGAGCGATGCCGGCCTGGTGGTCGCCGTCGGCGACGAGCACGGCCGGCTGCTGTGGGTCGAGGGCGATCCCGCCCTTCGGCACCGTGCCGAGGACATGCTGTTCGTCGCGGGAGCCGACTGGTCGGAGTCCCGAGTCGGGACGAACGCGCCGGGCACCGCCATCGAGCTCGATCGCGGAGTGCAGATCCGCGGCGCGGAGCACTTCAATCGGATCGTGCATCCGTGGAGCTGCACCGCGGCCCCGGTGCACGACCCGCGGACGGGCGCCGTGCTCGGGGTCATCGACATCACGGGCACCGACCACGCGGTGGCGCCGCACACGCTCGCACTCGTCACGGCGACCGTCGCCGCGGTCGAGGCCGAGCTCAAGCTCGCGCAGCTCGAGTCGACGGTCCGCTCGACGCTCCGCCGAAGCCGGATCCGCCCGGTCGACCCACCGCGCTGCACGCTCGACGTCCTCGGACTGCAGCGCCCCCGCCTCGGCGGACGCGAACTGGGACTCCGGCACGCCGAGATCCTGGTGCTGCTCGCCTGGCATCCACGGGGTCTCGCGGCCGAGCGCCTCGCCGACCTCGTCTACGGCGAATCGGCCGGCACCGCGACCCTCCGTTCCGAACTCGTGCGGCTCCGGCGCGTCCTCGACGTCGTGGGCGAGCCGCCGATCGAGGCGCGGCCCTACCGGCTCGCCCGGCCGCTCGCGCTCGATGCGCACGAGGTGCTCGCCCGCCTGCGGCGCGGCGCACGGCGCCTGGCGCTGGACGCCTATCCGGGGCCCCTGCTCCCAGACTCGACGGCACCCGGCATCATCGAGATCCGCGAGGAGCTCGCGAGCCGGCTCCGCGAGTCGCTCATGGCCGATGCGTCGCCCGAGCTGCTCCTCGACTACGCCGAACGCGAGGAGGGGCGCGACGACGTCGAGCTCTGGCGGGCGGCGCTCCGGCTCCTCCCGCCTCGGTCGCCGCGCCGGGCTTCGGTCGTCGCGCACCTCGAGCGTCTCGACGGCGCACTCGACTGA
- the exaC gene encoding acetaldehyde dehydrogenase ExaC yields MTVYAAPGTPGALIEFKPRYEHFIGGEWVKPAGGAYFENISPVNGKAFTEVARGTAADIDAALDAAHKAAPAWGRTSAAHRAGILNAIADRIDRNRELLAVAETWDNGKSIREPLNADLPLASDHFRYFASLIRAQEGSFTQLDEDTVAYHFQEPLGVVGQIIPWNFPLLMAVWKLAPALAAGNAVVLKPAEQTPTSILVLVELIADLLPAGVLNVVNGFGVEAGKPLASSNRIRKIAFTGETTTGRLILQYASNNIIPSTVELGGKSPNIVFESVADRRDSFYDKALEGFSLFAFNQGEVCTCPSRSLIQRSIYDTFLDDAIERTKQAKQGNPLDTETQVGAQASNDQLEKILSYIDIGKQEGAKLLLGGERADLGGDLSEGYYVQPTIFEGQNRMRLFQEEIFGPVVAVTSFTDYDDAISIANDTLYGLGAGVWSRNGNEAYRAGRDIQAGRVWVNNYHAYPAGAAFGGYKSSGIGRENNKLALDHYQQTKNLLVSYNENPLGFF; encoded by the coding sequence ATGACCGTGTACGCCGCGCCCGGCACCCCCGGCGCGCTCATCGAGTTCAAGCCGCGCTACGAGCACTTCATCGGCGGCGAGTGGGTGAAGCCCGCAGGCGGCGCCTATTTCGAGAACATCTCGCCGGTGAACGGCAAGGCGTTCACCGAGGTCGCCCGCGGCACCGCCGCCGACATCGACGCGGCGCTCGACGCCGCCCACAAGGCCGCTCCGGCGTGGGGCCGCACGAGCGCCGCGCACCGCGCGGGCATCCTCAACGCGATCGCCGATCGCATCGACCGCAACCGGGAGCTCCTCGCCGTCGCCGAGACCTGGGACAACGGCAAGTCGATCCGCGAGCCGCTGAACGCCGACCTCCCGCTCGCGAGCGACCACTTCCGGTACTTCGCGAGCCTCATCCGCGCGCAGGAGGGCAGCTTCACGCAGCTCGACGAGGACACGGTCGCGTACCACTTCCAGGAGCCGCTCGGCGTGGTCGGGCAGATCATCCCGTGGAACTTCCCGCTGCTGATGGCCGTGTGGAAGCTCGCCCCCGCGCTCGCCGCGGGCAACGCGGTCGTGCTGAAGCCCGCCGAGCAGACCCCGACGTCGATCCTCGTCCTCGTCGAGCTCATCGCCGACCTGCTCCCCGCGGGCGTGCTCAACGTCGTGAACGGCTTCGGCGTCGAGGCGGGCAAGCCGCTCGCCTCGTCGAACCGCATCCGCAAGATCGCGTTCACGGGGGAGACGACGACCGGCCGGCTCATCCTGCAGTACGCGTCGAACAACATCATCCCCTCGACCGTCGAGCTCGGCGGCAAGAGCCCGAACATCGTGTTCGAGTCGGTCGCCGACCGGCGCGACTCGTTCTACGACAAAGCGCTCGAGGGGTTCAGCCTGTTCGCGTTCAACCAGGGCGAGGTCTGCACCTGCCCCAGCCGTTCGCTCATCCAGCGCTCGATCTACGACACCTTCCTCGACGACGCGATCGAGCGCACGAAGCAGGCGAAGCAGGGCAACCCGCTCGACACCGAGACCCAAGTGGGTGCGCAGGCGTCGAACGACCAGCTCGAGAAGATCCTGAGCTACATCGACATCGGCAAGCAGGAGGGGGCGAAGCTGCTGCTCGGCGGCGAACGGGCCGACCTCGGCGGCGACCTCAGCGAGGGCTACTACGTGCAGCCGACCATCTTCGAGGGGCAGAACCGCATGCGCCTGTTCCAGGAGGAGATCTTCGGCCCCGTCGTCGCCGTCACGAGCTTCACCGACTACGACGACGCCATCTCGATCGCGAACGACACCCTCTACGGGCTCGGCGCGGGCGTCTGGAGCCGCAACGGCAACGAGGCGTACCGGGCCGGTCGCGACATCCAGGCCGGTCGCGTCTGGGTGAACAACTACCACGCGTACCCCGCAGGCGCCGCCTTCGGCGGGTACAAGTCGTCGGGCATCGGCCGTGAGAACAACAAGCTCGCCCTCGATCACTACCAGCAGACGAAGAACCTGCTCGTGAGCTACAACGAGAACCCGCTCGGGTTCTTCTGA
- a CDS encoding lysoplasmalogenase, with protein MLPAFAPYLVVSVAHLLLQYVGPAWSVTATKVLLMPLLALAVVLVSRRQASPIPVLLLAGIGLSWGGDVLLTFPGDLWFVAGLASFLAAHVAYIVLFLRMPHARRRPPLWALVYPLWVVGMLVLLLPGAGALGVPVVAYALVIGTMAISASLHGGWIALGAALFVVSDSVLAMGRFLPGYEFAAHDFAVMSTYLAAQGLIAFGVLVAARGAAARSREPGRPVLATDR; from the coding sequence GTGCTCCCAGCCTTCGCCCCCTACCTCGTCGTCTCCGTCGCGCACCTCCTGCTGCAGTACGTCGGCCCCGCGTGGAGCGTGACCGCGACGAAGGTGCTCCTGATGCCGCTGCTCGCGCTCGCCGTCGTGCTCGTCTCGCGGCGGCAGGCCTCACCGATTCCGGTGCTGCTCCTCGCCGGCATCGGGCTCTCGTGGGGTGGCGACGTGCTCCTCACGTTCCCGGGCGATCTCTGGTTCGTGGCCGGCCTCGCCTCGTTCCTCGCCGCGCACGTCGCGTACATCGTGCTCTTCCTGCGGATGCCGCACGCCCGACGCCGCCCGCCGCTGTGGGCGCTCGTCTACCCGCTCTGGGTGGTCGGAATGCTCGTGCTGCTGCTTCCCGGCGCGGGCGCCCTGGGCGTGCCGGTCGTCGCCTACGCGCTCGTCATCGGCACGATGGCGATCAGCGCCTCGCTGCACGGCGGCTGGATCGCCCTCGGCGCAGCCCTCTTCGTCGTCTCGGACTCGGTGCTCGCGATGGGCCGGTTCCTGCCGGGCTACGAGTTCGCCGCCCACGACTTCGCCGTGATGTCGACCTACCTCGCGGCGCAGGGCCTCATCGCGTTCGGGGTGCTGGTGGCGGCTCGCGGTGCGGCGGCGCGGTCTCGCGAACCCGGTCGACCAGTTCTCGCCACGGACCGGTGA
- a CDS encoding DUF779 domain-containing protein produces the protein MSLERFAEGVVGSVVIVGESSPRVELSPAAAALVDRLWAAHGPLMFHQSGGCCDGSSPICYPAGEFLTSDADVLLGELEIGADAAGAMRVVGFWMSAEQFAYWRHTHLTVDVVPGRGSGFSIEAPEGVRFLIRSRLMEE, from the coding sequence ATGTCGCTCGAACGGTTCGCGGAGGGCGTCGTCGGCAGCGTCGTGATCGTGGGGGAGTCGTCGCCGCGGGTGGAGCTCTCACCCGCGGCGGCGGCGCTCGTCGACCGGCTCTGGGCGGCGCACGGCCCGCTCATGTTCCACCAGTCCGGCGGGTGCTGCGACGGCAGTTCGCCGATCTGCTACCCCGCGGGGGAGTTCCTCACGAGCGACGCCGACGTGCTCCTCGGCGAGCTCGAGATCGGTGCGGATGCCGCGGGCGCGATGCGAGTCGTCGGGTTCTGGATGTCGGCCGAGCAGTTCGCGTACTGGAGGCACACGCACCTCACCGTCGACGTCGTGCCGGGTCGGGGAAGCGGCTTCTCGATCGAGGCACCCGAGGGCGTCCGCTTCCTCATCAGGTCCCGGCTGATGGAGGAATGA
- a CDS encoding FKBP-type peptidyl-prolyl cis-trans isomerase, which translates to MTDTNSKPEIDAPEGPAPVELVIEDIVVGDGAEAQPGSTVDVHYLGVDYETGDEFDSSWSRGQSINFPLSALITGWKEGIPGMKVGGRRQLIVPAHKAYGPAGGGHPLSGKTLIFVIDLLGVS; encoded by the coding sequence ATGACCGATACGAACAGCAAGCCCGAGATCGACGCTCCCGAGGGTCCGGCCCCCGTCGAGCTGGTGATCGAAGACATCGTCGTGGGCGACGGCGCGGAGGCGCAGCCCGGCTCGACGGTCGACGTGCACTACCTCGGCGTCGACTACGAGACGGGCGACGAGTTCGACTCGTCGTGGAGCCGCGGCCAGTCGATCAACTTCCCCCTCTCGGCCCTCATCACGGGCTGGAAGGAGGGCATCCCCGGTATGAAGGTGGGCGGTCGCCGCCAGCTCATCGTGCCCGCGCACAAGGCCTACGGCCCTGCCGGCGGCGGTCACCCGCTGTCGGGCAAGACCCTGATCTTCGTGATCGACCTGCTCGGCGTCAGCTGA
- a CDS encoding FAD-binding oxidoreductase, which produces MPNVVAQLADALGGAVTVDPAALDAAREDRSGWRGDTPPLAVVFAGSIDDVQQVMRIAHATSTPVVVRGAGTGLAGGAIASPGAIVLDLSRMNRILEISDADELAVVEPGVLNGDLNDALAPLGLWFAPDPASRAISSIGGNIATNAGGLLCAKYGVTREAVLGLAVVLADGRLVRLGHRTVKGVTGYDLTALFTGSEGTLGVIVEATVRVRPQTPGAPVTVAAAFAGVEAAAEACAAVTAARIRPAVLELLDAGVVARVAAYLGADALAGTPLETTAPGETFLLAQADDGSAAVEAARIAELFAAAGGRVTLSTDASTGERLLDIRRAMHPALAASGQVLIEDVAVPRSALPAMFRAIEEIAARRGVEIPTIAHAGDGNLHPNFVFTGDEVPEHIWAAADEMFRAAVALGGTLTGEHGVGVLKRRWLAEELGDDVFELQRAVKAVFDPTGILNPGVMFEAPPAG; this is translated from the coding sequence ATGCCGAACGTCGTCGCCCAGCTCGCCGATGCCCTCGGCGGGGCCGTCACCGTCGACCCCGCCGCCCTCGACGCGGCCCGAGAAGACCGATCCGGCTGGCGCGGCGACACCCCGCCGCTCGCCGTCGTCTTCGCGGGTTCGATCGACGACGTGCAGCAGGTCATGCGCATCGCCCACGCGACGTCCACGCCCGTCGTCGTCCGCGGCGCGGGCACGGGCCTCGCGGGCGGCGCCATCGCGAGCCCCGGCGCGATCGTGCTCGATCTCTCCCGCATGAACCGCATCCTCGAGATCTCCGACGCCGACGAGCTCGCGGTCGTCGAGCCGGGGGTGCTGAACGGCGACCTCAACGACGCGCTCGCGCCGCTCGGCCTCTGGTTCGCTCCCGACCCCGCGAGTCGCGCGATCTCGTCGATCGGCGGCAACATCGCGACGAACGCCGGCGGGCTGCTCTGCGCGAAGTACGGCGTGACCCGCGAGGCGGTGCTCGGCCTGGCCGTCGTGCTCGCCGACGGCCGGCTCGTGCGCCTCGGGCACCGCACCGTGAAGGGCGTCACCGGCTACGACCTCACGGCATTGTTCACGGGCTCCGAGGGCACCCTCGGCGTCATCGTCGAGGCGACCGTCCGCGTCCGCCCGCAGACCCCCGGCGCCCCGGTGACCGTCGCGGCGGCGTTCGCCGGTGTCGAGGCGGCCGCCGAGGCGTGCGCGGCCGTCACGGCCGCGCGCATCCGCCCCGCCGTGCTCGAGCTCCTCGATGCGGGCGTCGTCGCGCGGGTCGCCGCGTACCTCGGCGCCGACGCGCTCGCCGGCACGCCACTCGAGACGACGGCGCCGGGCGAGACCTTCCTCCTCGCGCAGGCCGACGACGGTTCGGCGGCGGTCGAGGCCGCTCGCATCGCCGAGCTCTTCGCCGCGGCAGGCGGCCGGGTCACGCTCTCGACCGACGCTTCGACCGGCGAGCGGCTGCTCGACATCCGGCGGGCGATGCACCCGGCCCTCGCGGCGAGCGGACAGGTGCTGATCGAGGATGTCGCGGTGCCGCGCAGCGCGCTGCCGGCGATGTTCCGTGCGATCGAGGAGATCGCCGCGCGTCGCGGTGTCGAGATCCCGACGATCGCGCACGCGGGCGACGGCAACCTGCACCCGAACTTCGTGTTCACGGGCGACGAGGTGCCCGAGCACATCTGGGCGGCTGCCGACGAGATGTTCCGCGCGGCGGTCGCGCTCGGCGGAACCCTGACGGGCGAGCACGGCGTCGGCGTGCTCAAGCGTCGCTGGCTGGCCGAGGAACTCGGCGACGACGTGTTCGAGTTGCAGCGCGCGGTCAAGGCGGTGTTCGACCCGACCGGCATCCTGAACCCGGGAGTCATGTTCGAGGCGCCGCCCGCGGGCTGA
- a CDS encoding FadR/GntR family transcriptional regulator, whose product MAVTDEAILRIKEMIISGELAPGDRLPPEKELSERLGLSRSSLREAVKALEVIRVLDVRRGDGTYVTSLEPRLLLEAMSFVVDLHDDHSVLEIFAVRRILEPAAASLAARNATETDLERLRESVAGVDHAADVEGLVDHDLEFHRGIADAGGNGYLASLIDSLSSHTVRARIWRGITQESAVERTLQEHHAILDAIAAGDADLASALTVVHVSGVEQWLRSAL is encoded by the coding sequence ATGGCCGTCACCGACGAAGCGATCCTGCGCATCAAAGAGATGATCATCTCGGGCGAGCTCGCCCCCGGCGATCGCCTGCCGCCCGAGAAGGAACTGAGCGAACGCCTCGGTCTCTCGCGCTCGTCGTTGCGCGAGGCCGTCAAGGCGCTCGAGGTGATCCGGGTGCTCGACGTGCGTCGTGGCGACGGCACGTACGTCACGAGCCTCGAGCCTCGGCTGCTGCTCGAGGCGATGTCGTTCGTCGTCGACCTGCACGACGACCACTCGGTGCTCGAGATCTTCGCGGTACGGCGCATCCTCGAGCCGGCCGCCGCATCGCTCGCGGCGCGCAACGCGACCGAGACCGACCTCGAGCGGCTCCGCGAGTCGGTGGCCGGCGTCGACCACGCCGCCGACGTCGAGGGGCTCGTCGACCACGACCTCGAGTTCCACCGCGGCATCGCCGACGCCGGCGGCAACGGCTATCTCGCGAGCCTGATCGACTCGCTCTCGAGCCACACCGTGCGCGCCCGCATCTGGCGCGGCATCACCCAGGAGAGCGCCGTCGAACGCACCCTGCAGGAGCACCACGCGATCCTCGACGCGATCGCCGCGGGCGACGCCGACCTCGCCTCCGCCCTCACGGTCGTGCACGTGTCGGGCGTCGAGCAGTGGCTGCGCTCGGCGCTCTGA